The proteins below are encoded in one region of Prevotella melaninogenica ATCC 25845:
- a CDS encoding outer membrane protein assembly factor: MTKINKVLMLLALSGVSLTMSAQQKIVNPDITYSGTPKTYKLAGLTVTGIEGYEDYVLTGISGLTVGQELEVPGTAITDAVKRYWKHGLFSDVSISADSIVGDNIYLKIHLAPRPRISTINYNGLKKTEREDMEKKLGLLKGGQITPNMIDRAKILAKKYFEDKGYKNAEVFIRQRDDVAAKNQVILDIDVDKKEKLKVRSIIIDGDNQLGEKKIKGTLFSKGAFAKTHEAGKLANILKSKKFTPERWAEDKKNLITKYNEYGYRDAMIVKDSVWNVDPKHVDIYVKVDEGKKYYIRNIKWVGNTVYSTDYLSRLLDMKKGDVYNQTYLNKRLSQDEDAVGNAYWNNGYLFYNLQPTEVNIVGDSIDLEMRITEGQQARINRVRINGNDRLYENVVRRELRTKPGDLFSKEALQRSARELASMGHFDPEAINPVPEPNYEDGTVDINYNLKQKSNDQVELSLGWGQTGVIGRVGLKLNNFSMANLFRRNREHRGIMPIGDGETLSLGAQTNGTYYQSYNAQYSTNWLGGKRPIQFSVGMSYSKQTDVSSNYYNSGYMNNYNNYRYGYGNYNYNSYENYYDPDKYVKLLSVYAGWGKRLSWPDDYFTLSLQLQYQRYMLRNWRYFIMSNGSANNLNLNIALNRTSTDNQLFPRRGSDFSVSLTITPPWSKWDHKDYAHLATDRNSPTYSQEQQEKYRWVEYHKWKFKARTFTALTSGQKCFVLMTRVEFGLLGSYNKNKKSPFETYYMGGDGMSGYSTGYAEETIGLRGYENGSLTPYGAEGYAYSRMSLELRYPFLLGNTTIYGLGFVEAGNAWTETSKFNPFDMKRSAGLGVRIFLPMVGMMGIDWAYGFDKVFGTKGGSQFHFILGQEF, from the coding sequence ATGACTAAAATAAATAAGGTGTTGATGCTCCTTGCACTTTCTGGAGTTTCGCTCACGATGAGTGCACAGCAGAAGATTGTAAACCCAGACATCACATATTCAGGTACTCCTAAGACTTACAAGTTGGCAGGATTGACCGTTACTGGTATCGAGGGCTATGAGGATTATGTCCTCACTGGTATCTCAGGACTCACTGTTGGGCAGGAGTTGGAGGTTCCGGGTACCGCTATCACTGATGCTGTGAAGCGTTACTGGAAGCATGGACTCTTCTCAGATGTTTCCATTTCAGCTGATTCTATTGTGGGAGATAATATCTATTTGAAGATACATCTCGCGCCACGTCCTCGTATTTCTACCATTAACTATAATGGACTGAAGAAGACAGAGCGTGAGGATATGGAAAAGAAACTCGGTCTTTTGAAGGGTGGACAGATTACGCCTAACATGATTGACCGTGCGAAGATACTTGCAAAGAAGTACTTTGAAGACAAGGGTTATAAGAATGCTGAGGTCTTCATCCGTCAGCGTGACGATGTTGCAGCTAAGAACCAGGTTATCCTTGATATCGATGTAGATAAGAAGGAGAAACTGAAGGTGCGCTCTATCATCATTGATGGCGACAACCAGTTGGGCGAAAAGAAGATTAAAGGAACCCTGTTTAGCAAGGGTGCCTTTGCTAAAACCCATGAGGCTGGTAAGCTTGCAAACATCTTAAAGTCGAAGAAGTTCACTCCAGAGCGTTGGGCTGAGGATAAGAAGAACCTTATTACAAAGTACAACGAGTATGGATATCGTGATGCTATGATTGTGAAGGATAGTGTATGGAACGTTGATCCAAAGCATGTAGATATCTATGTAAAGGTAGATGAGGGTAAGAAATATTATATCCGTAACATCAAATGGGTAGGTAATACAGTTTACTCAACAGATTATCTGTCACGTCTACTTGACATGAAGAAGGGTGACGTGTACAACCAGACTTACTTGAATAAGCGTCTTTCACAAGATGAGGATGCTGTGGGTAATGCTTACTGGAACAATGGTTACCTCTTCTATAACCTTCAACCAACAGAGGTGAATATTGTCGGCGACTCTATTGACCTTGAGATGCGTATCACTGAAGGACAGCAGGCACGTATCAACCGTGTGAGGATTAATGGTAATGACCGCCTTTATGAGAATGTTGTTCGTCGTGAGTTGCGAACAAAGCCGGGCGATCTCTTCTCTAAGGAAGCACTCCAACGTTCTGCACGTGAGTTAGCTTCAATGGGACACTTCGACCCAGAGGCAATCAACCCAGTACCAGAACCAAACTATGAGGATGGTACTGTGGATATCAATTATAACCTCAAGCAGAAGTCAAATGACCAAGTTGAGCTTTCACTCGGTTGGGGTCAGACGGGTGTTATTGGGCGTGTCGGTTTGAAGTTGAATAACTTCTCTATGGCAAACCTCTTCCGTAGAAACCGTGAGCATCGTGGTATCATGCCTATTGGTGATGGTGAGACACTTTCATTGGGTGCACAGACCAACGGTACTTACTACCAGTCATACAATGCACAGTACTCAACCAACTGGTTGGGAGGTAAGCGTCCTATCCAGTTCAGCGTGGGTATGTCGTATTCAAAGCAGACAGACGTGTCAAGCAACTATTATAACAGTGGTTACATGAATAACTATAACAACTATCGTTACGGTTATGGTAACTACAATTACAATAGCTACGAGAACTATTATGACCCAGACAAGTATGTGAAACTCTTGAGTGTCTATGCTGGTTGGGGTAAGCGTCTTAGCTGGCCTGATGACTATTTCACCTTGTCTCTCCAGCTTCAGTACCAGCGTTATATGTTGCGCAACTGGCGTTACTTCATTATGTCGAATGGTTCAGCGAACAACTTGAACCTTAACATTGCGCTTAATCGTACGTCAACAGACAACCAACTCTTCCCACGTCGTGGTTCTGACTTCTCGGTATCATTGACGATTACTCCGCCTTGGTCTAAATGGGATCATAAGGACTATGCTCACTTGGCAACCGACCGTAACTCTCCAACCTACTCACAGGAGCAGCAGGAGAAGTATCGTTGGGTGGAGTATCATAAGTGGAAGTTCAAGGCTCGTACCTTTACAGCCCTCACAAGTGGTCAGAAATGTTTCGTTTTGATGACCCGTGTTGAGTTCGGTTTGTTGGGAAGTTACAATAAAAACAAGAAAAGTCCGTTTGAAACCTACTACATGGGTGGTGATGGTATGAGTGGATACTCTACTGGTTACGCTGAGGAGACAATCGGTCTTCGTGGTTACGAGAATGGTTCACTCACTCCATATGGTGCCGAGGGCTACGCTTACAGCCGTATGTCATTGGAGCTTCGCTATCCATTCCTCTTGGGTAATACAACCATTTATGGTCTTGGATTCGTAGAGGCTGGTAACGCATGGACAGAGACAAGTAAGTTCAATCCATTTGACATGAAGCGTTCTGCTGGTCTTGGTGTTCGTATCTTCCTCCCAATGGTGGGTATGATGGGTATCGACTGGGCTTATGGTTTCGACAAGGTATTTGGTACAAAGGGTGGTAGCCAGTTCCACTTTATCCTTGGACAGGAGTTTTAG
- a CDS encoding DUF6089 family protein → MKRIFINLLLFLAATPLWAQSDPEYKMEIGAGVGMMGYLGDFNESLFKDLQPMGTVLARCNLSPYMGLKMNVSFGKMKGSSADVKTYYPRFASAPYIFDNSLVDVGFAYEYNFLPYGTGRDYRGAQRLSPYAMIGLGATYVNIKGGDRKSVLTANLPIGLGVKYKVNERMNVGLEWALHFSLSDELDGQKDPYGIKSSGLFKNTDSYSTLQLTFSYSFMAKCKTCHNEDE, encoded by the coding sequence ATGAAACGTATCTTCATCAACCTCCTCCTTTTCCTTGCTGCTACGCCTCTATGGGCGCAGTCGGATCCGGAGTATAAGATGGAGATAGGCGCCGGTGTTGGTATGATGGGTTACTTAGGCGACTTTAACGAGTCGTTGTTTAAAGACCTACAGCCGATGGGAACGGTGCTGGCAAGATGTAATCTCAGTCCTTATATGGGATTAAAGATGAACGTATCGTTTGGAAAGATGAAAGGTTCATCGGCTGATGTCAAGACTTACTATCCACGTTTTGCCTCTGCTCCCTATATATTCGACAATTCATTGGTTGATGTAGGCTTTGCATACGAATATAACTTCCTGCCGTATGGTACGGGTCGTGACTATCGTGGTGCACAGCGTTTGTCGCCTTATGCGATGATAGGATTGGGTGCCACCTACGTTAATATTAAGGGTGGCGATCGCAAGTCGGTGCTTACTGCGAATCTCCCAATCGGATTGGGGGTGAAGTATAAGGTGAATGAACGAATGAACGTAGGGCTGGAATGGGCGTTACATTTCTCGCTTAGCGATGAGTTAGACGGACAGAAAGACCCTTACGGCATTAAGAGTAGTGGACTCTTTAAGAATACAGACAGCTATTCAACCCTGCAGCTGACGTTCTCTTATAGTTTTATGGCAAAGTGTAAGACTTGTCATAACGAGGACGAGTAA
- the murI gene encoding glutamate racemase — MTKYSKQPGPIGIFDSGYGGLTILHGIRQLLPEYDYLYLGDNARAPYGSRSFDVVYQFTRQAVMKLFDLGCQLVILGCNTASAKALRTIQQNDLPNLDPDRRVLGVIRPTAEVIGKLTRSRHVGVLATEGTIKSDSYNLEIQKLWEDVKVTGVPCPLWVPIIENNEADSPGADYFVKKRIDHIMRLDPEIDTLILGCTHYPILMPKILKHVPRGVRIVPQGEYVAESLQDYFRRHPDMDARCTKNATVKYYTTENPEKFKETARIFLHEQVNVEHVDLE, encoded by the coding sequence ATGACAAAGTATTCTAAACAGCCGGGACCTATCGGTATTTTTGATTCTGGGTATGGTGGACTAACCATTCTGCATGGTATTCGTCAGCTACTCCCAGAGTATGACTATCTTTATTTGGGCGATAATGCGCGTGCTCCATATGGTTCACGCTCCTTTGATGTTGTCTATCAGTTCACACGTCAGGCTGTGATGAAACTCTTCGACCTCGGTTGCCAGTTGGTTATCTTAGGTTGTAACACCGCATCTGCTAAAGCGCTCCGTACGATTCAGCAGAATGACTTGCCCAATCTTGACCCAGATAGGCGCGTGTTGGGTGTAATTCGCCCTACGGCAGAAGTAATTGGCAAGCTTACCCGCTCACGACATGTAGGTGTGTTGGCAACTGAAGGAACTATTAAGAGTGATAGTTATAACCTTGAAATACAAAAGCTGTGGGAGGATGTAAAGGTAACGGGTGTTCCTTGTCCGCTGTGGGTGCCAATCATTGAGAACAATGAAGCAGACAGTCCCGGTGCTGATTACTTCGTAAAGAAGCGTATCGACCATATCATGCGACTTGATCCAGAGATTGATACACTCATCCTTGGTTGTACGCATTATCCTATTCTCATGCCGAAGATACTGAAGCATGTACCACGTGGAGTGCGTATCGTACCACAAGGAGAGTATGTAGCGGAGAGTCTGCAAGACTATTTCCGTCGCCATCCAGATATGGATGCACGTTGTACGAAGAATGCTACAGTGAAGTATTACACCACAGAAAACCCCGAAAAGTTCAAAGAAACGGCACGTATCTTCCTGCATGAGCAGGTTAATGTGGAGCATGTCGACTTGGAATAA
- the pckA gene encoding phosphoenolpyruvate carboxykinase (ATP) produces MAKFDKSVLEKYGITGTTEVLYNPSYEVLFNEETKESLQGYERGQETELGAVNVMTGIYTGRSPKDKFIVDDENSHDTVWWDSEEYHNDNHRASKEAWTAVKDIAKKELSNKRLFVVDGFCGTHKDTRMKIRFIVEVAWQAHFVTNMFIRPKSEADFEQEPDFIVYNASKAKVENWKELGLHSETCVMFNVTTKEQVIVNTWYGGEMKKGMFSMMNYFLPLKGMASMHCSANTDMNGENTAIFFGLSGTGKTTLSTDPKRKLIGDDEHGWDDKGIFNYEGGCYAKVINLDKESEPDIYGAITRDALLENVTVDENGKIDFADKSVTENTRVSYPIYHIKNIQRPESQGPAAKQVIFLSADAFGVLPPVSILTPEQTKYYFLSGFTAKLAGTERGITEPTPTFSACFGQAFLELHPTKYAEELVKKMQQSGAKAYLVNTGWNGTGKRISIRDTRGIIDAILNHSIDAAPTKQIPFFDFTVPTKLEGVATEILDPRDTYADAAQWEEKAKDLAARFIKNFKKYETNEAGKALVAAGPQL; encoded by the coding sequence ATGGCAAAGTTTGATAAGAGCGTACTTGAGAAGTACGGTATTACAGGTACAACAGAAGTACTTTACAATCCTTCTTACGAAGTATTGTTCAATGAAGAAACAAAAGAGAGTCTTCAAGGCTATGAAAGAGGTCAGGAGACTGAGCTTGGTGCAGTAAACGTAATGACTGGTATCTACACTGGTCGTTCTCCTAAGGATAAGTTCATCGTTGATGATGAGAACTCTCACGATACAGTATGGTGGGATTCTGAGGAATACCATAACGACAACCACCGTGCTTCTAAGGAGGCTTGGACAGCTGTTAAGGACATCGCTAAGAAGGAGCTTTCTAACAAGCGTCTTTTCGTAGTTGATGGTTTCTGTGGTACTCACAAGGATACACGTATGAAGATTCGTTTCATCGTTGAGGTTGCTTGGCAGGCTCACTTTGTAACAAACATGTTCATCCGTCCAAAGTCAGAGGCAGACTTCGAGCAGGAGCCAGACTTCATCGTTTACAACGCTTCTAAGGCTAAGGTTGAGAACTGGAAGGAGCTCGGTCTTCATTCAGAGACTTGCGTTATGTTCAACGTAACAACTAAGGAGCAGGTAATCGTTAACACATGGTATGGTGGTGAGATGAAGAAGGGTATGTTCTCTATGATGAACTACTTCTTGCCATTGAAGGGTATGGCTTCTATGCACTGCTCTGCTAACACTGACATGAACGGTGAGAACACAGCTATCTTCTTCGGTCTTTCTGGTACAGGTAAGACTACTCTTTCTACCGATCCAAAGCGTAAGCTCATTGGTGATGACGAGCACGGATGGGATGACAAGGGTATCTTCAACTACGAGGGTGGTTGCTATGCTAAGGTTATCAACCTTGACAAGGAGTCTGAGCCAGACATCTATGGCGCTATCACACGTGACGCTCTCCTCGAGAACGTAACAGTTGACGAGAATGGTAAGATTGACTTTGCTGATAAGAGCGTAACTGAGAACACTCGTGTTTCTTACCCAATCTACCACATTAAGAACATCCAGCGTCCTGAGTCTCAGGGTCCAGCTGCTAAGCAGGTTATCTTCCTTTCAGCTGATGCATTCGGTGTATTGCCTCCAGTATCTATCTTGACTCCAGAGCAGACTAAGTACTACTTCCTCTCTGGTTTCACAGCTAAGTTGGCTGGTACAGAGCGTGGTATCACTGAGCCTACTCCAACATTCTCTGCTTGCTTCGGTCAGGCATTCTTGGAGCTCCACCCAACAAAGTATGCTGAGGAGTTGGTTAAGAAGATGCAGCAGAGTGGTGCTAAGGCTTACTTGGTTAACACTGGTTGGAATGGTACAGGCAAGCGTATCTCTATCCGCGACACTCGTGGTATCATCGACGCTATCTTGAACCACTCAATCGACGCTGCTCCAACAAAGCAGATTCCTTTCTTCGACTTCACTGTTCCTACAAAGCTCGAAGGTGTTGCAACTGAGATCCTCGATCCACGTGACACTTACGCTGATGCAGCTCAGTGGGAAGAGAAGGCTAAGGACCTCGCAGCTCGTTTCATCAAGAACTTCAAGAAGTACGAGACAAACGAGGCTGGTAAGGCTCTCGTAGCAGCTGGTCCACAGCTCTAA
- a CDS encoding OmpH family outer membrane protein produces the protein MKKNIFKSVLRYVLPLYLFTLLPLTASAQKFALIDMEYILKNVPAYERANEQLNQVSKKWQAEVEALNTEASTMYKNYQNEVVFLSQDQKKKRQEAIMAKEKQASDLKRKYFGPEGELFKKRTSLITPIQDEIYNAVKDISDQRGYSLVIDRSSNAAGIIYGSPKVDISNEVLQKLGYSYQ, from the coding sequence ATGAAGAAGAATATTTTTAAGAGTGTATTGCGATACGTTTTACCTCTTTACCTTTTTACTCTTTTACCTTTAACAGCTTCAGCACAGAAGTTTGCACTGATTGACATGGAGTATATACTCAAGAATGTGCCAGCTTATGAGCGTGCAAACGAGCAGTTGAATCAGGTAAGTAAGAAGTGGCAAGCTGAGGTTGAGGCACTCAACACAGAGGCTTCTACCATGTATAAGAATTATCAGAATGAGGTAGTCTTCCTTTCTCAGGACCAGAAGAAGAAGAGACAAGAGGCGATTATGGCTAAGGAAAAGCAGGCATCCGACCTCAAGCGTAAGTACTTCGGTCCAGAAGGCGAGCTCTTCAAGAAGCGTACCAGTCTGATTACTCCTATACAGGACGAGATTTATAATGCAGTAAAGGATATCTCAGACCAGCGTGGTTATAGTTTAGTTATCGACCGTTCAAGCAATGCCGCTGGTATTATCTATGGTTCGCCAAAGGTGGATATCAGTAATGAGGTACTGCAGAAGTTGGGATATTCTTATCAGTAA
- a CDS encoding KilA-N domain-containing protein, producing the protein MNTSKKITVQSTEISVLIGKNDNDYISLTDMIKAKDGDFFISDWLRNRNTLEYIGTWEMMYNPNFNYGEFATIKEKAGLNNFKISVKELVMRTNAICLTAKTGRYGGTYAHKDIAFHFGMWISPTFQLYIIKEYQRLKEQESDPLSLEWNAKRILSKTNYTLHTDAIKNVIIPKMDINAIKHGIIYATEADMLNIILFGCKAKEWAQANPNLASKGINLRETASINQLVVLSNMESANSEMIKQGVSRKQRFEILHKMAKEQLKVLDTNNIEQKFRKILPDSTKKIE; encoded by the coding sequence ATGAATACATCAAAGAAGATAACGGTACAGAGTACAGAAATATCTGTGCTGATAGGAAAGAATGATAACGACTATATCAGTCTAACGGATATGATAAAAGCCAAAGATGGAGATTTCTTTATAAGTGACTGGCTGCGTAACAGAAACACTCTCGAATATATAGGAACATGGGAAATGATGTATAATCCAAATTTTAATTATGGCGAATTCGCCACAATTAAAGAAAAGGCTGGGTTGAACAATTTCAAGATAAGCGTGAAAGAGCTGGTAATGAGGACAAACGCAATCTGTCTGACTGCGAAAACAGGAAGGTATGGAGGAACATATGCTCACAAGGACATTGCATTCCATTTTGGTATGTGGATTAGCCCTACATTCCAACTTTATATTATAAAGGAATACCAGCGGTTAAAAGAACAAGAGAGCGATCCGCTTTCGTTAGAGTGGAACGCAAAGCGAATACTATCGAAAACCAATTATACACTTCATACTGATGCTATTAAAAACGTGATTATTCCTAAAATGGACATTAATGCTATCAAGCATGGGATTATCTATGCAACAGAAGCTGATATGCTAAATATAATTCTTTTTGGGTGTAAAGCAAAAGAATGGGCTCAAGCTAACCCAAATTTGGCATCTAAAGGAATAAATCTTAGAGAAACTGCAAGCATCAACCAGTTAGTAGTATTATCTAATATGGAATCTGCTAATTCTGAAATGATAAAGCAAGGGGTATCAAGAAAGCAACGTTTTGAGATTCTCCATAAAATGGCAAAAGAACAGTTAAAGGTACTTGACACGAATAATATAGAACAAAAATTTAGAAAGATCTTACCTGATAGCACAAAGAAAATAGAGTAA
- a CDS encoding isoprenyl transferase has protein sequence MAEELDMTRIPQHIAITMDGNGRWATERNKPRSYGHQAGVDTVRRITSECVRLGVKFLTLYTFSTENWNRPTDEIAALMGLVLTSLEDEIFMKNNVRFRVIGDMARLPEEVQKKLRETEEHTAKNSAMTMVVALSYSARWEIAKAMREIVAEHQANSSEPLRPETITEEVISEHLETNFMPDPDLLIRTGGELRISNYLLWQIAYSELYFCDTYWPDFDEQDLQKAIASFQSRQRRFGKTEKQVEENENN, from the coding sequence ATGGCAGAAGAATTAGATATGACACGAATACCCCAGCATATTGCCATTACAATGGATGGTAATGGACGTTGGGCAACCGAACGCAATAAGCCACGCTCCTACGGACATCAGGCAGGAGTAGATACCGTTCGTCGCATAACATCAGAATGTGTACGATTGGGTGTGAAGTTTCTCACGCTCTATACCTTCTCAACAGAGAACTGGAATCGTCCTACGGATGAGATTGCTGCGTTGATGGGACTTGTGCTTACGTCTTTGGAAGATGAAATCTTCATGAAGAATAATGTGCGTTTCCGTGTTATTGGTGACATGGCACGTCTACCAGAAGAAGTGCAGAAGAAGTTGCGTGAGACTGAAGAGCACACAGCGAAGAACTCTGCAATGACAATGGTTGTGGCGCTTAGCTACAGTGCACGTTGGGAGATAGCCAAAGCAATGAGGGAGATTGTTGCAGAGCATCAGGCTAACAGCTCTGAACCTTTGCGCCCAGAAACGATTACAGAAGAGGTGATTAGCGAGCATTTAGAGACAAACTTTATGCCCGACCCAGACCTCTTGATAAGAACGGGTGGCGAACTTCGCATCTCCAATTACCTCTTATGGCAGATAGCTTACTCTGAGCTGTATTTCTGTGATACCTATTGGCCTGACTTCGATGAGCAGGATTTGCAGAAAGCCATTGCGAGTTTCCAGAGTAGACAGCGTCGCTTTGGAAAGACTGAGAAACAAGTAGAAGAAAACGAAAACAATTAA
- a CDS encoding OmpH family outer membrane protein, with product MKKLFLMLMLCAPMTLFAQKFGHLDSQALLQSLPEATAVQSKLEAKGKEYQKQIEDMQSELQRQAEAYDKSKSTMNATKQAETEKSLQDMYNKIQQTAQDNQKAFNEEQQKQLGPVLEKVRNAIAAVAKAGNYVYIMEKAAGQPLYINEALSKDITAEVKAQLAKMK from the coding sequence ATGAAGAAGTTATTTTTGATGTTGATGCTTTGCGCACCAATGACATTGTTCGCACAGAAGTTTGGTCACCTTGACTCACAGGCTCTCCTCCAGTCACTGCCAGAGGCTACAGCTGTTCAGAGTAAACTTGAGGCTAAGGGTAAGGAGTATCAGAAGCAGATTGAAGACATGCAGTCAGAGTTGCAGCGTCAGGCAGAGGCTTATGACAAGTCTAAGAGCACAATGAACGCTACAAAGCAGGCTGAGACTGAGAAGAGCTTGCAGGATATGTACAACAAGATCCAGCAGACTGCTCAGGACAATCAGAAGGCTTTCAATGAGGAGCAGCAGAAGCAGCTCGGCCCTGTCCTTGAGAAGGTTCGTAACGCTATCGCTGCTGTTGCTAAGGCAGGTAACTATGTTTACATCATGGAGAAGGCAGCTGGTCAGCCATTGTATATCAACGAGGCACTCAGCAAGGATATCACTGCAGAGGTAAAGGCTCAGTTGGCTAAGATGAAGTAA
- a CDS encoding DUF6242 domain-containing protein, with product MRNKIYTLVALMVATLTITSCLKDDDEKNSVSYKDTAILSFSLGQLKQVRDTVAKNGSDSTYVSNFNGAKVKFYIDQAQGLIYNPDSLPYGTKPASALAKIVAKNSGTVVIKSTTEEKFTYYSSNDSIDFSTPRVFRVYSNKGSEYRDYKVTVNVHKQKGNVFSWQALQANSNFASFTAMKAVSAGSKVFVFGTNGSQTVVYAASKDNGNSWTKLSKTFTANAYKSVAVQGTKLFVIDNGTVYSSTDGSSWTTVATNSSLKQLVAASPAELFALSTSGTLLASKNNGVTWTNESLDSNASLLPVSNIGSSLTAVSSDLYRVLLVGTLSSGTKNAAWTKLSYRQNEQWSYVESNADKFQLPLYKSLSVVNYDKAALALGLNSSGKLASMLLSRDGGITWKSDKSFTYPTGVQAATAFAATVDSDEYLWVISGTKVWRGRLNRVGWALNLSRLAE from the coding sequence ATGCGTAATAAGATATATACTCTCGTAGCTTTAATGGTGGCTACTTTGACAATAACATCTTGTCTTAAGGACGACGACGAGAAAAATAGTGTAAGTTACAAAGACACGGCTATTTTGAGCTTTTCTTTGGGACAATTAAAGCAAGTGCGTGATACCGTTGCCAAGAATGGTAGCGATAGTACTTATGTTAGCAACTTCAATGGTGCTAAGGTTAAGTTCTATATCGATCAGGCACAGGGTTTGATTTATAATCCTGACTCTTTGCCATATGGTACAAAGCCAGCAAGTGCTTTGGCTAAGATTGTGGCAAAGAATAGCGGAACTGTTGTAATCAAGTCAACTACAGAGGAGAAGTTCACTTATTACAGCAGTAATGATTCTATTGATTTCAGCACTCCACGCGTTTTCCGTGTTTACTCAAACAAGGGAAGCGAGTACAGAGACTATAAGGTTACAGTGAATGTTCATAAGCAGAAGGGCAACGTGTTTAGCTGGCAGGCACTGCAGGCGAACAGCAACTTTGCTTCGTTTACAGCGATGAAGGCTGTTAGTGCAGGTAGCAAGGTGTTTGTATTCGGAACGAATGGCAGTCAGACTGTTGTTTATGCAGCGTCAAAGGACAATGGCAACAGCTGGACAAAGCTCAGCAAGACCTTCACTGCAAATGCTTATAAGAGTGTGGCAGTGCAGGGTACTAAGCTTTTCGTTATCGACAATGGTACGGTTTATAGCTCTACAGACGGCAGCAGCTGGACTACAGTGGCTACAAATAGCAGTTTGAAGCAGTTGGTGGCAGCGTCACCAGCAGAGTTGTTTGCGCTATCAACGTCAGGTACGTTGTTGGCTTCAAAGAACAACGGTGTTACTTGGACTAACGAGTCATTAGATAGCAATGCTTCACTCCTTCCAGTAAGCAATATTGGTTCTTCACTTACAGCAGTTTCATCTGACTTGTATCGCGTACTGCTTGTTGGTACACTCTCAAGCGGTACAAAGAATGCTGCATGGACGAAACTTTCTTATCGTCAGAATGAGCAGTGGAGTTATGTAGAGAGCAATGCTGACAAGTTCCAGCTCCCTCTTTACAAGAGTCTTTCAGTTGTAAACTATGATAAGGCAGCCCTTGCATTAGGTCTTAATAGCAGTGGTAAGTTGGCTTCTATGCTTCTCTCTCGTGATGGGGGTATCACATGGAAGAGTGATAAGAGCTTCACTTATCCAACAGGTGTACAGGCTGCAACAGCTTTTGCAGCAACAGTTGATAGCGACGAATACCTCTGGGTAATCAGTGGTACAAAGGTTTGGCGTGGTAGACTCAATCGAGTAGGCTGGGCATTGAACCTTAGTCGATTGGCTGAATAA
- a CDS encoding OmpH family outer membrane protein has protein sequence MKKLFFSFVFMLLPLLAMAQQSVPAFKFAYFSYDKVLHAMADYATATRSYNDLKAKYDAETKRSVEDFNSRYEDFLDVQRKLEPSILRKRQAELEELMDRNIAFRKESERLLKKAEEDIYAPVHAKLNNAVRQMGKESGYAFILNADNNSVPFVNTAMGEDVTEALIAALK, from the coding sequence ATGAAAAAACTATTCTTTTCCTTTGTTTTCATGCTTTTGCCGCTCTTGGCAATGGCACAACAGAGTGTTCCAGCATTTAAGTTTGCATACTTTAGCTATGATAAGGTGCTTCATGCAATGGCTGACTATGCCACAGCTACACGCAGTTATAACGACCTTAAGGCAAAGTATGATGCCGAGACAAAGCGTTCAGTAGAGGATTTCAATAGCCGTTATGAAGACTTCCTCGACGTACAGCGCAAGTTGGAACCATCTATTCTTCGCAAGCGTCAGGCTGAGTTAGAGGAACTGATGGACCGCAACATCGCCTTTCGTAAGGAATCTGAGCGTCTGTTGAAGAAGGCTGAAGAAGATATCTATGCACCTGTTCACGCAAAGTTAAACAACGCTGTACGTCAGATGGGTAAGGAAAGCGGTTACGCTTTCATTCTGAATGCAGATAACAATAGTGTCCCATTCGTTAATACAGCGATGGGAGAAGATGTTACAGAGGCTTTGATAGCTGCTTTGAAATAA